A region of Cataglyphis hispanica isolate Lineage 1 chromosome 6, ULB_Chis1_1.0, whole genome shotgun sequence DNA encodes the following proteins:
- the LOC126850543 gene encoding exosome complex component CSL4, translating into MNEQEEFIVCVPGQRLCVSDKVNIAGPGTYEQQGYIYSKLAGNVKLITNEKTRTIEVHGITEQSIVPAPGDIVTAVVTIVNQRFCKCSIKCIGDIVLTRPYRGILRKEDVRAVDKDRLEMYKCYRPGDIILARVMPMTEAHTYQLSTAENELGVVIAHSEEGVAMVPISWTQMQCPKSLCKEFRKVAKVVPEHVVAEHNEK; encoded by the exons atgaacgaACAAGAAGAATTTATCGTTTGTGTACCGG GTCAAAGATTATGTGTATCTGATAAAGTTAATATAGCCGGACCTGGAACATACGAGCAGCAGGgttatatttattcgaaacTTGCTGGCAAtgtgaaattaataacaaacgAAAAA ACTCGTACGATTGAGGTACACGGTATAACGGAGCAGAGTATCGTTCCTGCACCAGGGGATATTGTGACAGCTGTAGTTACTATAGTTAATCAGAGATTTTGTAAATGTAGCATCAAGTGTATAGGCGACATAGTATTGACAAGACCTTATAGAGgaatattaagaaaagaagATGTTCGAGCAGTTGACAAAGATAGActagaaatgtataaatgctATCGACCTGGAGATATTATTCTTGCAAGAGTT ATGCCAATGACAGAAGCACATACTTATCAATTGAGTACTGCGGAAAATGAACTAGGAGTTGTTATAGCACATAGTGAAGAAG gTGTAGCAATGGTACCAATCAGTTGGACACAAATGCAATGTCCAAAGTCTTTGTGTAAAGAATTCCGGAAAGTTGCTAAAGTTGTACCAGAACATGTTGTGGCAGaacataatgaaaaataa